From the genome of Anopheles moucheti chromosome 3, idAnoMoucSN_F20_07, whole genome shotgun sequence, one region includes:
- the LOC128305833 gene encoding Bardet-Biedl syndrome 1 protein homolog: MFLCKTKPTDKWLDAQCDGTAALHTLPSCMTLCDLKNDNYYQLVTVDVPLFDFDVKPKLKVYKGTNLISEQHLPGIPSAVESLYINDHEPRIPIIAVAVESSVLFYRNMKPYYKYTVPSMTIEPLEVDVWKKLPNERGEALDVLIDSLRTIEPSQMTLQTQELLSLPESERGGYIRSNAERKLERLSIITSMAAIKKASNDIKSASCLILATECGELLVLDTQAFVVLAQAKVGPFRGTPSMVSAGGQYDIDYRVVIATREGSLYLLRKGWLAGQHIVKLENPAAGLSLLPIDQTIVVVCMNQSLVCYSKKGKKLWTVKLPQPAVCMTPVCLPHLGINLVCVCLKGGLVQFYSQKKLVDQFYAPESVSALTFGRLGQEEHVLILVTIDGSLIVKILKRTAEFVTTDNVYDMKTAEEPPGNLQIPKKTKIFVEQTLREKEHAATIHNSFQSELWRMRLTTARATVDVINSADSNMSTVDVGLAPIKLAAEVLGLGPTFKLFVVLENISTRKEATGLNVLIQADHRHYLVERPYLKLPMLVPGFPIRLDFRVTVTVDPSDGLPPVDLTPENSHIKVLVFKTGQIKPLIASTVVMPQPEPQFLNSF; this comes from the exons ATGTTTTTGTG caaaacgaaacccaCCGACAAGTGGCTGGACGCGCAGTGTGACGGTACTGCTGCATTGCACACGCTCCCGTCATGCATGACGCTTTGCGATCTGAAAAACGACAACTACTACCAGCTGGTAACGGTGGATGTACCTCTGTTTGATTTCGACGTTAAGCCCAAACTGAAGGTGTACAAGGGCACGAACCTGATCAGCGAGCAACATCTGCCGGGGATTCCGAGTGCGGTGGAAAGTTTATACATAAACGATCACGAACCACGGATACCCA TCATTGCAGTTGCGGTGGAGTCATCGGTGCTATTCTATCGTAACATGAAGCCGTACTACAAGTACACCGTACCGAGCATGACGATAGAACCGCTCGAGGTAGATGTGTGGAAGAAGCTACCGAACGAACGAGGCGAAGCGCTTGACGTGCTGATCGATAGTTTGCGCACGATCGAACCCTCCCAGATGACGCTGCAAACACAGGAGCTGCTTAGCTTGCCCGAAAGTGAGCGTGGCGGATACATTCGATCGAACGCCGAGCGCAAGCTCGAACGTCTGTCCATAATTACTTCGATGGCCGCAATCAAGAAAGCTTCAAATGATATCAAATCGGCGTCCTGCTTGATTCTAGCGACGGAGTGTGGTGAGCTGCTCGTGCTTGATACACAGGCGTTCGTGGTCCTTGCGCAGGCCAAGGTTGGTCCGTTCCGTGGTACACCTAGCATGGTCTCGGCCGGCGGACAGTACGACATCGATTACCGCGTGGTGATTGCGACTCGAGAAGGATCCCTCTACCTGTTGCGTAAAGGTTGGCTTGCGGGACAACATATCGTCAAGCTAGAGAATCCTGCTGCCGGTTTGTCATTGTTACCAATTGACCAGACCATTGTGGTCGTTTGCATGAATCAATCCCTTGTCTGCTACTCCAAAAAGGGCAAAAAGCTTTGGACGGTGAAGCTACCCCAGCCAGCCGTATGCATGACACCGGTATGTTTGCCACACCTTGGCATCAACCTGGTGTGCGTATGTCTGAAAGGTGGTTTGGTGCAGTTCTATAGTCAAAAAAAACTGGTGGATCAATTCTACGCCCCCGAATCGGTGTCGGCTTTAACCTTCGGCAGACTTGGCCAGGAGGAACACGTCCTCATTCTAGTCACCATCGATGGTTCGCTGATAGTAAAGATTCTGAAGCGAACGGCAGAGTTTGTGACCACAGACAACGTGTACGACATGAAGACAGCCGAGGAACCTCCCGGTAATTTGCAGATCCCGAAAAAGACAAAAATCTTCGTCGAACAAACGTTGCGCGAGAAGGAACATGCGGCCACCATACACAATTCGTTTCAGTCGGAACTTTGGCGCATGCGACTTACTACAGCACGGGCCACGGTGGACGTTATCAACTCTGCCGATAGCAACATGTCCACCGTTGACGTGGGCCTCGCTCCGATCAAGCTAGCAGCGGAAGTCCTTGGTTTAGGACCGACGTTCAAGCTGTTTGTGGTACTGGAAAACATTTCCACCCGAAAGGAAGCCACTGGTTTGAACGTTCTGATACAGGCGGACCATCGCCATTATCTAGTGGAGAGACCCTACCTGAAGCTGCCAATGCTTGTGCCAGGATTCCCCATACGATTAGACTTCCGGGTGACGGTTACCGTTGATCCGTCGGATGGGTTACCTCCAGTGGACTTGACACCCGAAAATTCGCACATTAAGGTGTTGGTGTTTAAAACCGGTCAG aTCAAACCCCTGATTGCATCGACCGTGGTAATGCCTCAGCCAGAGCCACAgtttttgaattcgttttaA
- the LOC128305836 gene encoding acyl-CoA-binding protein homolog, with the protein MEQKFNESAEKVKTFTKRPSDSELLELYALFKQATVGDNDTEKPGMFDLKGKAKWQAWADRKGTTKDSAKEAYIKLVEELSAKYA; encoded by the exons ATGGAGCAG AAATTCAACGAATCCGCAGAAAAGGTGAAAACCTTCACCAAGCGACCGAGCGATTCCGAACTGCTGGAGCTGTACGCACTTTTCAAGCAGGCCACCGTCGGTGAcaatgacacggaaaagccCGGCATGTTCGATCTGAAGGGTAAGGCCAAATGGCAGGCGTGGGCGGACCGGAAAGGCACCACCAAGGATTCTGCCAAGGAAGCGTACATTAAGCTGGTCGAGGAACTGTCCGCAAAGTATGCGTAG
- the LOC128304081 gene encoding uncharacterized protein LOC128304081, with amino-acid sequence MSQIKLEITEDSTDDINTSMQNLIEEADWLLNILGSRSSNSSSNIFDDSNASTSRSSMSANDVEPEPSLEPDISAAPASSQPNYDVGNDSSGSDTTIVLCNNEEPSAGPSNRTPVISLEGNNSFGREVIVIGTPIIEPQRRRQVRRNSSAQDHDGSVIDLSNYQEIRRELPMEPIVILSSDEENDEVAPVATIQQPARPSNRSSFTINNVAVSVHTSSAHSISFYMPNTSLGDISVVEPMPAPILNSTQPAPPPQQRATSNSQTHVAAQGSPKTLNIICPICYEMLANQQAISTSCGHVFCSNCIRQSLRTAKKCPICNKKLTKPSQMHPVYFATG; translated from the exons ATGTCGCAAATTAAATTAGAAATCACGGAAGACAGTACGGACGATATTAATACAAGCATGCAGAATCTCATCGAGGAGGCCGATTGGTTGCTGAACATCCTAGGAAGCCGCTCATCAAACAGCAGTAGTAACATCTTTGACGATAGTAATGCTAGCACCAGTCGAAGTAGCATGAGCGCTAACGACGTAGAACCAGAACCGTCACTGGAACCGGATATCAGCGCTGCTCCGGCATCCTCGCAACCAAACTATGATGTTGGCAACGATAGCTCGGGAAGCGATACAACCATAGTGTTGTGCAACAACGAAGAACCCTCAGCAGGACCCTCGAATCGGACACCCGTGATCTCCCTGGAAGGTAACAATTCGTTTGGGCGGGAAGTAATCGTAATCGGTACGCCTATAATTGAACCCCAACGCAGACGTCAGGTACGTCGAAACAGCTCCGCACAAGATCATGACGGCTCCGTGATCGATTTATCGAATTACCAGGAGATACGACGCGAACTGCCGATGGAACCCATTGTTATCCTTTCATCGGACGAGGAAAACGACGAAGTTGCACCAGTAGCGACAATCCAACAACCAGCGCGTCCTTCCAATAGAAGCTCTTTTACAATTAACAATGTTGCCGTATCCGTTCATACTTCATCTGCTCATTCGATTTCGTTTTATATGCCCAATACAAGCC TTGGTGATATCAGCGTGGTTGAACCAATGCCGGCACCAATTCTCAACTCTACGCAGCCCGCACCTCCACCACAACAGAGAGCAACCAGCAACAGCCAAACGCATGTGGCCGCCCAAGGGTCCCCGAAAACATTGAACATCATCTGTCCGATCTGTTACGAAATGCTGGCAAATCAGCAAGCCATTTCAACTTCCTGCGGACATGTTTTCTGTTCCAACTGCATCCGGCAGTCTCTGCGAACTGCCAAAAAATGTCCcatatgtaacaaaaaattgaCCAAACCTTCTCAGATGCATCCAGTCTATTTTGCAACAGGATGA